Proteins encoded together in one Chitinophaga sp. LS1 window:
- a CDS encoding tandem-95 repeat protein produces the protein MKENFIKVALSICICLIAFPFLAKAQLPYSPCSPSGGKRADVLGIEAKYRAPGGAAPTFTIPTGTKSIAVYVSSETGITTGASDYDQGDEDFITINAIIDVGNATSSGYVNYAKNTNTDGSGTNVYGWKNVALGDTIKQSSKIGDATPYLNNVKFSISGSTLTITENATATHSSYYVEYLSPYNNSLSPLEPQIRALLHGTSTTNTDLSIPIPSGAEIVIISAKGTNSSYSDLNSTSGTEEGYANMRFGIDLTAGTLDGFVTLANGGSVDRRSTYVINNKSATATASMLSSGVIAGDYSSKRVLAGGVGVYDPTIYVSGGNLIIKRDANYARDFDDAYVIEFYSRVGLGMSTEFIDSDISAILDGSYTWGAKRTFTIPSGTNFIYFNETGNAVNTDRESNENSLAAYGYIDLTAGTVTGYFYQQVGLSGTIRRDDNYAFKDVPLDSTSTRTASGTVGFKNSSGGVYDISFFLSSDKSKLTVINKTGLANPSYQFLLSCDYYGSRPDVAFSTTGITFSKGSSCNIVKASVNVCNPGAGNSNGGMPVSFYSGDPTTDPAAILIYTGTFSEDIPQGECRTFDFDLDLSSFSNVNIPLTMILNDNGSYVSGGVGTAVGTPFTLSSLANQNSTYKECYYDNNLITAQIAVNNCPVVNLDADSSSGATTKNYINYFAAGSATGANVTDNDVTVTDPDGDNISSATITLTNDLDGTSEYLILNGTLPSGITISGANTTTITLSGVASAAAYAEALKLIQYMNTKASPTTTTRTITIALNDGKETGPSSTTSIYILTSPRVNVTGNGSSIADNKTTTSATDGTYYGVLTTAGGLVSNTFIVQNIGTGTITLTGTPIVAISGDAGFSVTSQPTGTSITSGSGLGFTVTFDPASHAIGTYTAVISITNDDSNTDRATYTFTVSAVVNNLPTVSDNSVSAAEDNPLTFTAANFTSVYTDPDGTALSKIKIVSLPQNGSFKLNGVIITAGQEIAAADLAKIVFTPTANWNGTTSFQWNGSDGTSYATTAATMTINITPVNDAPTISLPTGLAVTEDTPASLKDVSFADVDAGTGTITVTFTVPTGWFNTATVAGVTVTGTGGSITLSGTLSAINSYISGGNLTYSASHTPPASEVITVTISDNGNTGSGGTMTATGTIPLGITAVNDAPTGPDTNEETNQDTELDSNVTATDLDGDAVTFTLLTNTSHGTVTVNSDGTYQYIPTTGYIGTDVFTVTVSDGNGGSSIITVNITVKKVNHNPVDATVNNTINEDVTLDSSVSTTDADGDVLTYTKGTDPAHGTVTVNTDGTYTYVPTADYNGTDGFTVLVSDGNGGTATITVNITINPVNDNPSGPDTNEDTNEDVALNGYVTATDVDGDAVIYSKGADPAHGTVVVNSDGTYTYTPATNYNGPDSFTIALSDGNGGTGTITVNITVHPVNDAPVGGTFTEETDEDVALASHVTGTDVDGDVLTYTKATDPAHGTVVVNSDGTYTYTPATNYNGADSFTVTVSDGTSTATITVNITVHAVNDAPVGGTFTEETDEDVALTSQVTGTDVDGDVLTYTKATDLAHGTVVVNSDGTYTYTPATNYNGADSFTVTVSDGTSRLQQSQSI, from the coding sequence ATGAAAGAAAATTTCATTAAAGTAGCGTTAAGCATTTGCATCTGCTTAATAGCGTTCCCGTTTCTGGCAAAGGCCCAGTTACCTTACAGTCCATGCAGTCCAAGCGGTGGTAAAAGAGCCGACGTATTAGGCATAGAAGCCAAATACAGAGCTCCCGGAGGCGCAGCCCCCACCTTTACCATTCCGACCGGGACTAAATCCATCGCGGTGTATGTTTCTTCCGAAACAGGTATTACCACCGGGGCTTCTGATTATGATCAGGGAGATGAGGACTTCATCACCATTAATGCAATCATTGATGTGGGCAATGCTACATCTTCCGGTTACGTAAACTATGCGAAGAATACCAATACCGATGGTTCTGGTACCAACGTATATGGATGGAAGAATGTGGCCCTGGGCGATACCATTAAGCAGTCCAGTAAAATCGGGGATGCGACGCCTTACCTGAACAATGTGAAGTTTTCCATTTCAGGATCTACGCTGACTATTACAGAAAATGCAACAGCTACTCACTCCTCTTATTATGTAGAATACCTGTCGCCTTATAACAACTCGCTTAGTCCGCTGGAACCCCAGATCAGGGCATTGCTGCACGGAACATCGACGACGAATACCGATTTGAGTATTCCCATTCCTTCCGGTGCTGAAATTGTTATTATTTCTGCCAAGGGTACAAACTCCAGTTATAGCGACCTGAATTCAACATCCGGTACAGAAGAAGGGTATGCTAATATGCGTTTTGGTATTGACCTTACAGCCGGTACATTGGATGGTTTTGTGACATTGGCAAATGGAGGTTCTGTAGACAGAAGATCTACCTATGTTATCAATAATAAGTCGGCTACTGCTACCGCCAGCATGTTATCATCCGGCGTCATTGCTGGTGATTATTCCAGTAAGAGAGTATTGGCAGGCGGTGTGGGTGTATATGATCCTACGATTTATGTATCCGGGGGGAACCTGATTATAAAGAGAGATGCGAACTATGCCAGAGACTTTGATGATGCGTATGTAATAGAATTTTACTCCCGTGTGGGATTGGGAATGAGTACAGAGTTTATTGATTCTGACATCTCAGCCATTCTGGATGGTAGTTATACCTGGGGTGCGAAGCGTACATTTACCATTCCTTCAGGTACTAACTTTATATATTTTAATGAAACTGGTAATGCTGTAAATACTGACAGGGAGAGCAATGAAAACTCACTGGCGGCCTACGGCTATATAGACCTGACAGCAGGGACAGTAACCGGTTACTTTTACCAGCAGGTGGGTCTAAGTGGTACAATCAGAAGGGATGACAACTATGCCTTTAAAGATGTGCCGCTGGATAGTACCAGTACACGTACTGCTTCGGGAACAGTTGGGTTCAAGAACTCCTCAGGTGGAGTATATGATATCAGTTTCTTTTTGTCTTCCGACAAGAGTAAACTGACCGTCATCAATAAAACAGGTCTGGCTAACCCGAGTTACCAGTTCCTGCTTTCGTGTGATTATTATGGTTCACGTCCGGATGTGGCGTTTAGTACAACAGGAATTACTTTCTCAAAAGGGAGTTCCTGTAATATTGTAAAGGCATCTGTGAACGTATGTAACCCGGGTGCTGGTAATAGCAATGGTGGCATGCCGGTGTCTTTTTACTCTGGTGATCCGACCACAGATCCTGCTGCGATCTTAATATATACAGGTACATTCAGTGAGGATATACCACAGGGGGAGTGCCGGACCTTTGATTTTGACCTTGACCTCAGCAGTTTCAGCAATGTGAATATTCCGCTGACGATGATCCTGAATGATAATGGTTCATATGTAAGTGGTGGAGTAGGGACTGCAGTAGGTACGCCTTTCACATTATCAAGTCTGGCGAATCAGAACAGTACTTATAAAGAATGTTATTACGACAATAACCTGATCACTGCTCAGATTGCGGTGAATAACTGTCCGGTGGTAAACCTGGATGCAGATAGCAGTTCTGGCGCCACCACAAAGAATTATATCAATTACTTTGCAGCGGGCAGCGCGACTGGAGCCAATGTGACTGACAATGATGTAACGGTGACAGATCCGGATGGTGATAATATTTCCAGTGCGACAATTACGTTGACGAATGACCTGGATGGTACATCAGAATACCTGATACTGAATGGTACGCTGCCTTCAGGCATTACCATTTCTGGTGCAAATACAACAACGATTACTTTATCTGGTGTGGCATCTGCTGCAGCTTATGCAGAGGCGTTGAAGCTGATTCAGTACATGAATACAAAGGCTTCGCCGACGACTACGACCCGTACCATCACGATCGCATTGAATGATGGTAAAGAAACGGGGCCTTCGTCAACCACTAGTATATATATATTAACCTCTCCGAGAGTCAATGTAACAGGTAATGGTTCTTCCATTGCAGACAACAAGACGACGACTTCCGCAACCGATGGTACTTACTACGGCGTGTTGACGACAGCAGGTGGGTTGGTGAGTAATACCTTTATTGTACAGAACATAGGTACAGGTACGATCACACTGACGGGTACTCCTATTGTAGCAATCAGTGGAGATGCTGGTTTTAGTGTGACTTCACAGCCTACTGGTACATCGATCACAAGTGGTTCCGGTCTTGGTTTTACAGTGACCTTCGATCCGGCATCACATGCGATTGGTACTTACACAGCCGTAATTAGTATCACGAATGATGATAGTAATACGGATCGTGCAACATATACATTCACGGTATCGGCGGTAGTGAACAACCTACCGACTGTATCGGATAATAGTGTATCAGCGGCAGAAGATAATCCATTAACTTTTACAGCAGCGAACTTTACCAGTGTATATACTGATCCTGATGGAACGGCATTGTCAAAGATTAAGATAGTAAGTTTGCCACAGAATGGTAGCTTCAAGCTGAATGGAGTCATTATTACTGCAGGGCAGGAAATAGCAGCGGCAGATCTGGCTAAGATTGTATTTACGCCGACAGCGAATTGGAATGGTACGACATCCTTCCAGTGGAATGGTTCTGATGGTACATCTTATGCGACCACGGCAGCGACCATGACGATTAATATTACACCTGTCAATGATGCACCGACTATTTCCCTGCCTACGGGTCTGGCGGTGACAGAAGATACTCCTGCTTCATTGAAGGATGTGTCATTTGCAGATGTGGATGCGGGTACGGGTACAATAACAGTAACTTTTACTGTGCCGACAGGTTGGTTCAATACTGCTACAGTAGCGGGTGTGACGGTGACGGGAACTGGTGGAAGCATTACGTTGTCAGGTACATTGTCTGCTATCAATAGTTATATTTCAGGAGGTAACCTAACGTATTCTGCTTCACATACGCCTCCGGCTTCAGAGGTGATTACGGTGACTATTTCTGATAATGGGAATACCGGAAGTGGTGGTACAATGACGGCTACGGGTACGATTCCCCTGGGTATTACAGCTGTGAATGATGCGCCGACGGGGCCTGATACGAATGAAGAAACAAATCAGGATACTGAGCTGGATAGTAACGTAACGGCTACAGATCTGGATGGAGATGCGGTTACATTTACTTTATTGACTAATACTTCTCATGGCACGGTGACAGTGAATAGTGATGGTACATATCAATATATACCGACTACAGGTTATATCGGTACAGATGTGTTTACAGTGACGGTGAGTGATGGTAATGGTGGTAGTTCCATCATTACAGTAAATATTACGGTGAAGAAGGTGAATCATAATCCTGTAGATGCCACTGTAAATAATACGATTAATGAAGATGTTACGTTGGACAGCAGTGTAAGTACGACAGATGCAGATGGCGATGTCCTGACATATACCAAAGGCACAGATCCTGCGCATGGTACGGTGACGGTGAATACAGATGGTACTTATACATATGTTCCGACTGCTGATTATAATGGAACGGATGGTTTCACGGTACTGGTAAGTGATGGTAATGGTGGCACAGCAACGATTACGGTGAATATCACTATTAATCCGGTGAATGATAATCCATCTGGTCCGGATACGAATGAAGATACGAATGAGGATGTGGCATTGAATGGCTATGTAACTGCTACGGATGTGGATGGTGATGCGGTGATATATTCAAAAGGAGCTGATCCTGCACATGGTACGGTAGTGGTTAATAGTGATGGTACTTATACTTATACACCGGCTACTAATTATAATGGTCCGGATAGTTTCACAATTGCTTTAAGTGATGGTAATGGTGGGACAGGTACAATTACTGTAAATATTACGGTACATCCAGTAAATGATGCGCCGGTAGGAGGCACGTTTACAGAGGAAACTGATGAAGATGTAGCGCTGGCTAGTCATGTAACAGGTACAGATGTAGATGGCGATGTACTGACTTATACCAAGGCTACCGATCCTGCACATGGTACGGTAGTGGTGAATAGTGATGGTACATATACTTACACTCCTGCTACTAATTATAATGGTGCGGATAGCTTCACAGTAACTGTAAGTGATGGAACATCGACTGCAACAATCACAGTCAATATTACAGTACACGCTGTAAATGATGCACCTGTAGGAGGTACGTTTACAGAGGAAACTGATGAAGATGTAGCGCTGACCAGCCAGGTAACAGGTACAGATGTAGATGGTGATGTGCTGACTTATACCAAGGCAACCGATCTTGCACATGGTACGGTAGTGGTGAATAGTGATGGTACATATACTTATACACCAGCTACTAATTATAATGGTGCGGATAGCTTCACAGTAACAGTAAGCGATGGAACATCGAGACTGCAACAATCACAGTCAATATAA
- a CDS encoding STAS/SEC14 domain-containing protein, translating into MIEILPSMPNNMVGFKATGEVTQDNFLNIVDPVVRELVSRTGELNYLMIIETPLKNWTMGAWLQDALLGIMEISKWNRVAIVSGSDFLNKFTDVFSIFVPGTFKGFGAEQFSEAVHWVSTGK; encoded by the coding sequence ATGATAGAGATCCTTCCATCCATGCCCAACAATATGGTCGGCTTTAAAGCCACCGGCGAAGTTACGCAGGACAATTTTCTCAACATCGTAGATCCGGTAGTGAGGGAGTTGGTCAGTCGTACCGGCGAACTCAATTATCTGATGATCATAGAAACCCCGTTAAAAAACTGGACCATGGGAGCCTGGTTACAAGATGCATTACTCGGCATCATGGAGATTTCAAAATGGAACAGGGTTGCGATTGTATCAGGTTCTGATTTCCTGAATAAATTTACCGACGTGTTCAGCATATTCGTACCTGGTACATTCAAGGGATTTGGGGCGGAGCAGTTTTCCGAAGCAGTGCATTGGGTATCAACAGGTAAGTAA
- a CDS encoding endo alpha-1,4 polygalactosaminidase, whose amino-acid sequence MRPILLIPFALFALSACSKNNDTDTTSGSNNDSAAVDTATSDYKQSMRDFVIGISKYAKAAHAGFIVVPQNGIELVTKNGESTGTPDTAYLNAIDANGQEDLYYGYNDDDVATPAATINYLNPLLKISKNAGNTILVTDYCATHSKMTDSYTKNNAQGYISFAADSRGLEDIPTFPSPIYAENTTAVTSIGQAKNFLYLIDPASGYNSKTAFINAVKATNYDLLITDLYFDGSTFTAAELAELKKKANGGSRLVISYMSIGEAEDYRYYWQTSWTKTKPGWLDAENPDWPGNYKVKYWYSDWQKIIYGNDSSYTKKILNAGFDGVYLDIIDAFEYYEK is encoded by the coding sequence ATGAGACCTATACTTTTGATTCCATTTGCGCTATTTGCCTTAAGCGCCTGTAGCAAGAACAATGATACTGATACCACTTCAGGATCCAACAATGACAGCGCCGCTGTCGACACCGCCACCAGCGATTACAAACAATCTATGCGTGACTTTGTGATTGGCATCAGCAAGTATGCCAAAGCAGCACATGCCGGGTTTATTGTAGTACCACAGAATGGTATTGAACTGGTAACTAAGAACGGAGAAAGTACCGGTACTCCGGATACCGCCTATCTCAATGCCATCGATGCTAACGGTCAGGAAGATCTGTACTATGGGTATAATGACGATGATGTAGCCACCCCTGCTGCTACTATCAATTACCTGAACCCCCTGCTGAAAATTTCGAAAAATGCAGGGAATACCATCCTCGTTACCGATTATTGCGCTACCCATTCCAAAATGACGGATTCTTATACTAAGAACAACGCACAGGGCTACATTTCCTTTGCAGCTGACTCCCGCGGACTGGAAGATATTCCTACTTTTCCGTCTCCCATTTATGCAGAGAATACCACAGCTGTGACAAGCATTGGTCAGGCAAAGAACTTCCTCTACCTGATTGATCCGGCAAGTGGGTATAATTCTAAAACCGCCTTTATCAATGCAGTAAAAGCAACGAATTATGACTTATTGATTACTGATCTGTACTTTGATGGCAGCACATTTACAGCTGCTGAACTCGCAGAACTGAAAAAGAAAGCGAATGGTGGTTCAAGACTGGTGATTTCTTATATGTCTATTGGAGAAGCTGAAGATTACAGGTATTACTGGCAGACCAGCTGGACAAAGACAAAACCAGGCTGGTTAGATGCTGAAAATCCTGACTGGCCGGGGAATTACAAAGTGAAGTACTGGTATAGCGACTGGCAAAAAATCATTTATGGAAATGATAGCTCTTATACCAAAAAGATACTGAATGCAGGATTTGACGGGGTGTACCTGGATATTATAGATGCATTTGAGTATTACGAAAAATAA